The proteins below are encoded in one region of Silene latifolia isolate original U9 population chromosome 2, ASM4854445v1, whole genome shotgun sequence:
- the LOC141641134 gene encoding uncharacterized protein LOC141641134: protein MIYAFNGLEERVALWNTLKEISNDYNDPWLWLWDFNTIMSPVERLGGNTTDAEMARFQDCVSICGMEDIPSTGALFTWSNKQNPSARVYSRLDRAMGNQDWLDMFGES from the coding sequence ATGATATATGCTTTTAATGGTTTGGAGGAGAGAGTGGCATTATGGAATACTCTTAAGGAAATTTCCAATGACtataatgatccttggttatggttATGGGATTTCAATACTATTATGTCACCTGTGGAGAGACTTGGGGGTAATACAACTGATGCAGAAATGGCACGCTTCCAAGATTGTGTTTCTATTTGTGGCATGGAAGATATTCCCTCTACTGGAGCTCTATTTACTTGGTCAAATAAACAGAATCCATCTGCTAGAGTGTACAGTAGGTTGGATAGAGCTATGGGGAATCAAGATTGGTTGGATATGTTTGGTGAAAGTTAG